TTTGCCGCTGCCAAAGCTGCCGTGCAGGTAGCTGGCTTTGCTGCTGTTGCTTTGCAGGGCACTGCGGATAAAGCTGAGGGCGTTGTCGAAGCAGTCTTTCAGCTCGGGGGTGACCACGTACTGAGCCAGGGTTTGCTCAACCTGGTTGACCCCTTCGGTGAGGCGCAGGACAAAGTCACCCGTTTGAATGCGATCGGGGATGTCGATCAGGTCTTTGATCAAGGTCATAGGGGTGTCTCGCCGGGCTCTAGAACAGCTTCCCCCTTAAATATGCCTCTCTCTAGAGAAAACGTAACCTTTTGAGGCTTTAGGGTGCTGGGCTTGAGCATGAACAGACATACAGCATAGCTAGCCAATGTAAAAGGGTCACAGGGGATTACGGTAAAGGTTGATTGAAGTTGCAGAATAGCCAAAATACAGCAGCAAAGATTTGACAATCCCTGTGCGCACCAGCATTGAGCAAATGGCTGAGGCTGGTATGGATTTTAGGTCTTTTGCTATGGCTGGGCTTGAGTAGAGTCAGATACATTACCTTGTGCAAGCTCTGAAGAGTTGTTTAAAGCTGCCTCACATAGAGAATTTGAACCCTCAAAATTGAGGTGAGCATTTCTACCACACTTAAGTCACTGAAATAATCTAAAAACGTTAGAAAGAGACTTTAAAGTACCTGCAAAGTGCTTAAATCTAGATATTTTATGATTTTTCACCTGCTCTCTTTTGATGCCTAATTCTATTTCCTTCTTACTCTTATTAAATAAATCCGAATGAGCTAGATGCTTGGGAAGAACTAGGCAGACGCCGCCTTCTCGGGCAACTACGCAGACTTCATCTCCAGGAAATATTGGCCCAATTTTACCATAACTTACAAGTGGGAAGACTCTTGCTTTCCATAGCACACCCTTATATTTAATTTTGCCAACTGAACTTTCACCCAAGGGATCAATAACGGTAACTTTGAATTCTTTATCACGGTTAATATTCTCACCAAATTGAATTTCGGGAGTAATGCCGATTTTTTCGTATAAACTTATTTTATTATCAATGCTCGACTGAGAAATTGGTCTTTCCACCATCCCTCTAACTGGGGAAATGTCCTTATGATTTTGAAATATTACAGGCAACCAATCAGCACAGGGAAGACTGTGCTTAATTTTGTCTCTGGCATACCTTTCCGCAAGGTATAGAGGAGAATCGCTGTTAAGGTTCTGAATACCTTCAACATAAGCTGACAGAAAATCATGCGCCACCTTGTCTGGGACGAGCTCACGCATAACAATAGCTTGAGGAATTTGCAAGTCTTGGACACTTTTTGCAATCCCTATACCATCGCAGGAGTTAAAGATAGCTAGTTTAAGGCCTTTTGATATTGCCTCACTAAAACTAGATGCCAATCCAGATAAATAAACAGACTCACCATTTCTTAGATAGATGACTCCCTCGCCATTGAGTGTCTCGCTGTGGCCTGAGAAAAATAGCATATCCCATGAACCATTTTTCAGCTCTTTTTTCAGTTCTTCTGAAGAAGGCTGTAACACCTGTAAAAATACACTAAATTTTTCGAAAAGTTGATTCTCTAAAATCTGCCTATCCCGATCTAAATCAAGACCTTCATTGTCACCCATAACAGCTAGTATTTTCAAACCCTCTAAATGACTAAACTGCCTTGAGGGAGTGCTTTTATAACTCTCACTGGCAAGACTAAAAGAAATCTCTGAGTTTGAATTTTTCGCCAAAAATTCCCAACAATTCCACGGTAATCTGCATATTGATGCGTCATCCGCGCGAATAATTATTTGCAGATTCTCATTAAATTTTAATTCTTGCTGAATTTTTTCTTTTATTCTGCAAAAACCTTGCGAGTTGAGCCATGCATTCATTTCGCTGCTTAATTTTGAAGCTAGATCTTCACATGTTTCATTCCAGGAGACTTTCTGACTGCTTATATTTACATATGGTTGAATATATTGATATGAGGGAACTTTCCCCACAGAGACCTTCTTTACTTTGAGTCTCTTTTTGAGGTCTAGATTACTGAAGGCTATTCTCCAGTCTTCAAGCATTTTGAGAAAGTGATTGGATAAGGCAGGTAGCCAGCCCTGAATTTCAACGGAGGGAGATTCTCCTTCGTTGCCAATTTCTGCAACTGCTAGGTATCTATTCTCAATCAACTGGTAGTTTAGTCTTAAAACAACTCGCTTGTTCATTTGAATACCTGCAATCACTGAAGTAATAAGCTAGAGCAAGAAGTTTTCCTGATGTACAAAGTTTTTGTAGCTAATCTGAATGCTAAAGGGCTCAGATTCTGCGCCTTCTATTTCCATAAAAATCGCAGAATCACGATTTGAAATCTCTTGTTCAACGCATTTGCCGTCAGCATCTAAAACCTCTAGCTTAAGGAAGTCTGGTAGGATATCACCGACATTTGTTGAGATGAGCTCTATCGTGACATTAAACTCTCTTAAGGGGTTGCTCACTGCGACTATTAAAGCAACTGAATCAAGCCCTTGTTGCTCTGATGAGCCTAAAGAAATTATTTTACCTCGGCGGACATTTCTAAACCTATAGGCAGGCTTGACACACGATTCAATATTGAGTTCCTCAACTGGGCACCAGCCATGCTCAAATCTATTACCCTGAAACCATTGTTTAAGGTTAACTGACGATAGATTGCTATTTGAGCCTACATAACTAGCTAGAAACCAGATGTTTGATAGGTCACCAATCAAGAGGACAGGTAAGGAGTTTGGAGCTCTATAATTCCGCAAAAAGGATAGGTCGGAGTTTTGACTTAAAGGTATCTCCGTTAAGTCAAAAGAGCGGAAGGCCTGAGGAGAGCTAGAGAGAATACATTGAGCTGATATTAAAAAGGCGCTGTAAATTTCTAGCGCCTCTTCATAGCTATTCCCACCATAGCGGTGAGCAAAGTCTCTCACCTGCTGAAGGCTGACCGGAGGGCAGATCCGCAAGGCATCCTCAATATTAGCTCTGACTCTGTTGGCAACATCTATGCCACTGTGGCTAGAGACTTCTCGCCAAATAGTGTCTAGCCCTCGGCTAGAGATATAAACCTCTAACCCACTAGTTCTTATGTTTTCCCAAAGCCTGTCCATAAGCTCTAAAGGCTGTCTAGTGCCAAAGCGAAACACGCTATTGAGAATATTTTGATAGTGAACCAGAGCTTTCATAGGT
This genomic window from Nodosilinea sp. E11 contains:
- a CDS encoding DUF1822 family protein, encoding MKALVHYQNILNSVFRFGTRQPLELMDRLWENIRTSGLEVYISSRGLDTIWREVSSHSGIDVANRVRANIEDALRICPPVSLQQVRDFAHRYGGNSYEEALEIYSAFLISAQCILSSSPQAFRSFDLTEIPLSQNSDLSFLRNYRAPNSLPVLLIGDLSNIWFLASYVGSNSNLSSVNLKQWFQGNRFEHGWCPVEELNIESCVKPAYRFRNVRRGKIISLGSSEQQGLDSVALIVAVSNPLREFNVTIELISTNVGDILPDFLKLEVLDADGKCVEQEISNRDSAIFMEIEGAESEPFSIQISYKNFVHQENFLL
- a CDS encoding NfeD family protein translates to MIAGIQMNKRVVLRLNYQLIENRYLAVAEIGNEGESPSVEIQGWLPALSNHFLKMLEDWRIAFSNLDLKKRLKVKKVSVGKVPSYQYIQPYVNISSQKVSWNETCEDLASKLSSEMNAWLNSQGFCRIKEKIQQELKFNENLQIIIRADDASICRLPWNCWEFLAKNSNSEISFSLASESYKSTPSRQFSHLEGLKILAVMGDNEGLDLDRDRQILENQLFEKFSVFLQVLQPSSEELKKELKNGSWDMLFFSGHSETLNGEGVIYLRNGESVYLSGLASSFSEAISKGLKLAIFNSCDGIGIAKSVQDLQIPQAIVMRELVPDKVAHDFLSAYVEGIQNLNSDSPLYLAERYARDKIKHSLPCADWLPVIFQNHKDISPVRGMVERPISQSSIDNKISLYEKIGITPEIQFGENINRDKEFKVTVIDPLGESSVGKIKYKGVLWKARVFPLVSYGKIGPIFPGDEVCVVAREGGVCLVLPKHLAHSDLFNKSKKEIELGIKREQVKNHKISRFKHFAGTLKSLSNVFRLFQ